A part of Citrifermentans bremense genomic DNA contains:
- a CDS encoding FmdB family zinc ribbon protein, with translation MPLYEYHCKSCDNTFELRQKFSDAPASECPTCGGPVEKLISQSGFSLKGGGWYGDGYGGSKAAPACPSGGSCAGCPSAS, from the coding sequence ATGCCACTTTACGAGTATCACTGCAAAAGCTGCGATAACACCTTTGAGTTGCGCCAGAAGTTCTCCGACGCGCCCGCTTCCGAGTGCCCCACTTGCGGCGGCCCGGTGGAAAAGCTCATCTCCCAGTCCGGGTTCTCCCTCAAGGGGGGAGGGTGGTACGGCGACGGCTACGGCGGTTCCAAAGCCGCCCCGGCCTGTCCCTCCGGCGGGAGCTGCGCCGGCTGCCCTTCGGCTTCCTAA
- a CDS encoding CBS domain-containing protein encodes MKARDIMVTDVPSISVRTTVAEAVRIMKSNFGDESFMNAAPGLIVLNDRGGLAGILTPLSIITALMDGASDDKSDPAFFASLCDRIKGLPISDIMEHQPISVTQDARVSDVAHLFLTHRFQRVPVVDGKKVVGIIYRSRLLFAMTGSLESDAP; translated from the coding sequence ATGAAGGCAAGAGACATTATGGTGACGGACGTACCGTCGATCTCGGTCAGGACGACGGTGGCCGAGGCGGTCCGGATCATGAAAAGCAACTTCGGAGACGAGAGCTTCATGAACGCCGCGCCCGGGCTGATCGTGCTGAACGACCGCGGGGGGCTGGCTGGCATCCTCACACCGCTCAGCATCATCACGGCGCTTATGGACGGCGCCTCCGACGACAAATCCGATCCCGCCTTCTTCGCCTCCCTGTGCGACAGGATCAAGGGCCTCCCCATCTCGGACATCATGGAGCACCAGCCGATCTCGGTGACCCAGGACGCCCGGGTGAGCGACGTGGCGCACCTCTTCCTCACACACCGCTTCCAGAGGGTTCCGGTTGTGGACGGCAAAAAGGTGGTGGGAATCATCTACCGCTCGCGCCTGCTCTTCGCCATGACCGGGAGCCTCGAGTCGGATGCCCCTTGA
- the folD gene encoding bifunctional methylenetetrahydrofolate dehydrogenase/methenyltetrahydrofolate cyclohydrolase FolD → MAKIIDGKAIAAKIRAEISAEAAQLKEKGIVPGLAVVLVGEDPASKVYVSMKEKACADVGIFSDEYKLPADTGEAELLALIDKLNHDPKIHGILVQLPLPKQINTERILEAISPEKDADGFHPYNVGRLVIGKPLFQPCTPYGVMVMLKEAGVELSGKEVVVVGRSNIVGKPVAFMCLQQNATVTLCHSKTRDLAAKVSQADVVIAAVGVPEMIKGAWIKEGAVVIDVGVNRVGEKKLVGDVEYAAASERASAITPVPGGVGPMTITMLLQNTLESAKRGL, encoded by the coding sequence ATGGCAAAAATCATCGACGGCAAGGCCATCGCGGCGAAGATCCGTGCGGAAATCAGCGCGGAAGCAGCTCAACTCAAAGAAAAGGGGATCGTTCCGGGTCTTGCCGTGGTGCTGGTCGGAGAGGATCCCGCGAGCAAGGTCTACGTTTCGATGAAAGAGAAGGCGTGCGCCGACGTGGGGATCTTCTCGGACGAGTACAAGCTTCCCGCCGACACCGGCGAGGCGGAGCTTCTGGCGCTGATCGACAAACTGAACCACGACCCTAAGATCCACGGCATACTGGTGCAGCTCCCGCTTCCCAAGCAGATCAACACCGAGCGCATCCTGGAGGCGATCTCGCCGGAGAAGGACGCCGACGGCTTCCATCCCTACAACGTGGGTCGCCTGGTGATCGGCAAGCCGCTCTTCCAGCCCTGCACCCCCTACGGCGTGATGGTGATGCTGAAGGAGGCGGGGGTCGAGCTTTCCGGCAAGGAGGTGGTCGTGGTGGGCCGCTCAAACATCGTCGGAAAGCCCGTCGCCTTCATGTGCCTGCAGCAAAACGCCACCGTGACCCTGTGCCATTCCAAGACCCGCGATCTCGCGGCAAAGGTGTCCCAGGCCGACGTGGTCATCGCCGCGGTCGGGGTGCCGGAGATGATCAAGGGCGCCTGGATCAAGGAAGGGGCCGTCGTGATCGACGTCGGCGTGAACCGGGTGGGTGAGAAGAAGCTCGTGGGGGACGTGGAATACGCCGCGGCCAGCGAGCGTGCCTCGGCCATCACCCCGGTCCCCGGCGGCGTCGGCCCCATGACCATCACTATGCTGCTGCAGAACACGCTTGAGTCTGCCAAGAGGGGGCTCTAG
- the galU gene encoding UTP--glucose-1-phosphate uridylyltransferase GalU has translation MRVKKAVFPVAGLGTRFLPATKSTPKEMLPLIDKPLVQYVVEEAVASGIEQILFVTGRGKRAIEDHFDISFELESLLYDKGKDHELQQVRQIAEMANIFFVRQKEALGLGHAILCAKEFIGDEPFAVLLGDDIIDAQQPCLSQLLETYESYRSPVLALEKVPIETISSYGCVRANQLSNRAYEVLDLVEKPPVAEAPSDLAIIGRYILTPGIFPILENQEPGKGGEIQLTDAIKTLSREEPIYGCRFDGKRHDCGDKLGFLKATVDMALKRDEFNGEFVAFLRKRLGC, from the coding sequence ATGCGCGTTAAGAAGGCTGTTTTCCCCGTTGCCGGTCTCGGCACCAGGTTTTTGCCCGCGACCAAATCGACTCCTAAGGAGATGCTGCCCCTCATCGACAAGCCGCTGGTCCAGTACGTCGTGGAGGAGGCGGTCGCTTCCGGGATCGAGCAGATCCTCTTCGTCACCGGGCGCGGCAAGAGGGCGATCGAGGACCACTTCGACATCTCCTTCGAGCTGGAATCGCTTCTCTACGATAAGGGGAAGGACCACGAACTGCAGCAGGTGCGCCAGATCGCGGAGATGGCGAACATCTTCTTCGTGCGCCAGAAGGAGGCGCTGGGGCTTGGCCACGCCATCCTCTGCGCCAAGGAGTTCATCGGCGACGAGCCTTTTGCAGTCCTTCTTGGCGACGACATAATCGACGCGCAACAGCCCTGCCTGTCCCAGCTCCTGGAGACCTACGAGAGCTACCGCTCGCCGGTGCTGGCCCTGGAGAAGGTCCCCATCGAAACCATCTCCTCCTACGGCTGCGTGCGCGCGAACCAACTTTCCAACCGCGCCTACGAGGTGCTCGACCTTGTGGAGAAGCCGCCGGTCGCCGAGGCACCGTCGGATCTCGCCATCATCGGCCGCTACATCCTCACCCCCGGTATCTTCCCGATTCTGGAGAACCAGGAGCCGGGGAAGGGGGGGGAGATCCAGTTGACCGACGCCATCAAGACGCTCTCGCGCGAGGAGCCGATCTACGGCTGCCGTTTCGACGGCAAGCGTCACGACTGCGGCGACAAGCTGGGCTTTTTGAAGGCGACTGTGGATATGGCGCTGAAAAGGGACGAGTTCAACGGGGAGTTCGTGGCATTTTTGAGGAAGAGGCTTGGCTGCTAG
- a CDS encoding DUF167 domain-containing protein: MSEDLKVTATPEGLLFTVHVQPRASRSEICGAKEGELRLRLTSPPVEDAANKQCVELIAKTLGVAKSKVSIKSGAKSRHKVVKVEGVDTDALLSLLKIK; the protein is encoded by the coding sequence ATGAGCGAGGATCTGAAGGTCACCGCGACGCCGGAGGGGCTTCTCTTCACGGTGCACGTGCAACCCAGGGCCTCGCGCAGCGAGATCTGCGGCGCCAAGGAAGGGGAACTGAGGCTCAGGCTCACCTCGCCGCCGGTCGAGGACGCCGCCAACAAGCAGTGCGTCGAGCTGATCGCCAAGACCCTCGGGGTGGCGAAGTCGAAGGTGAGCATCAAGTCGGGGGCCAAGTCCAGGCACAAGGTGGTAAAGGTGGAAGGGGTCGACACCGATGCGCTCCTCTCACTACTTAAGATAAAGTAA
- a CDS encoding TonB family protein, giving the protein MAKEMAPKGRGAFERLVPTLPSLQQPRQAQPHSAAPAPPQPEDTAKAPVPRGEGILKPRAQQLDRSRLFPSASRLARLEESYREKYRSEVEEGETRFLNTEDIQFGSFLRRLETAVYGVWHYPQAALLRGIEGTTPVRITFNRKGEIMKVDLLESSGSKILDDEVFRTLNALGPIGSFPKGYSGETFKLIAFFHYGNGGGRLR; this is encoded by the coding sequence GTGGCGAAGGAAATGGCCCCCAAAGGTAGAGGTGCCTTCGAGCGCCTGGTGCCGACTCTCCCCAGCTTGCAACAACCGCGCCAGGCTCAGCCGCACTCCGCAGCTCCCGCGCCGCCACAGCCTGAGGATACGGCAAAGGCGCCGGTTCCCCGCGGCGAGGGGATACTGAAGCCGCGCGCGCAGCAGTTGGACCGCTCCCGACTCTTCCCCAGCGCCAGCCGTCTCGCGCGCCTGGAGGAGAGCTACCGGGAGAAGTACCGAAGCGAGGTCGAGGAGGGAGAGACCCGCTTCCTCAACACCGAGGACATCCAGTTTGGCTCGTTCCTGCGCCGCCTGGAGACAGCTGTCTACGGCGTCTGGCACTACCCGCAGGCGGCGCTTTTGCGCGGCATCGAGGGAACCACCCCGGTCAGGATCACCTTCAACAGGAAAGGTGAGATCATGAAGGTCGACCTCCTGGAGAGCTCAGGGAGCAAGATCCTCGACGACGAGGTGTTCAGGACCCTGAACGCGCTCGGCCCCATCGGCTCCTTCCCCAAGGGGTACAGCGGCGAAACCTTCAAGCTGATCGCCTTCTTCCACTATGGCAACGGCGGCGGCAGGCTCCGCTAG